Sequence from the Candidatus Neomarinimicrobiota bacterium genome:
GCTCTCCGGGTTGCAGGACCGCCTGATCTCCCGTTTTCAGGCCGGCCTGGTCGTCGATATCCATCCGCCCGACCTGGAGACGCGCATCGCCATTCTGCTGCACAAGGCCGAGCAAGACGGCCTCGATATATCCTACGAGATCACGGAGTATATTGCTCATTGCATCAAGTCCAATGTGCGGGACCTGGAGGGGGCCCTCATCCGGCTCCTGGCCTACAGCTCCCTGCGTAACCAGGAGATCAATCTGGAAATGGCCCGGCAGGTGGTCCAGCAGATACTGGGCAAAAATGCCGCCAAGAATGTCACCGTTGATGAGGTCATCAAGGTCATCTCGGACGAGTTTGACTTTCGCGAGAACCATCTCATCGGCAAGGGGCGCCGCGCGGATCTCGCCCTGGCCCGGCAGGTCGCCATGTTTTTGGCCCGGGAGCTCACCGGCGCATCGCTCGTGACCATCGGGCTTCATTTCGCCGGACGCGACCATTCCACCGTCATTCACGCCTGCCGGACTGTTGAGCACAAGATGAACGCCGACCCCCAATTCATGGCGCGGGTGGGGTCGATCCGGCATGAACTGGCCAACAACGTCTTTTAGAGGAGGCCCGTACTTTGACCGCAGAGAGTGGTTCCGCCCCCCGGCCGCACAAGCTTCCGCCGTCTGAAATCGAGGCGTTTCTCACGGAGTCGCCCACTTGGACGCATGGTGGTGCTGCGCTCCGCACCACCATCGCCTTTGCCGCTTATCTCGATGGTGCCGCTTTCGTCCAGCAGGTGGCCCTCCTGGCCGAGGAGGCCAATCACCATCCCGACCTGGTGCTGAGGTGGGGTGCCGTGGACGTTATTCTCACCAGCCACGATGCGGGCGGGGTCACGGCCAGGGACATAAATATGGCCCGCAAGATTGCGGAGCTGGCTGGTAGGCTAAGCTGATATTTGACCGATCAAGCAGCGCTACCCCCGCATGAAACTCACCCCGAGGCAGCCAGTTGCCACAGCGAGGCTGCTGAATGTCGCGCTGAATCAGGGCGCCGGATAAACAGCTGCTACCCGGCGCGTCGCCTGGGCCCCGCTGCCGCAGCATCAGACTGTGGAGAGTAAGGTGGCCATGGCGGAACCAGAGACCCCTCTAAATAACGTATCCTGACCACCGCCGCGCACGGGCGGCACATTGCTATTCCACGCGCGTGGGGCTAGCTTCGGTCACCGTCTCGCGATGATGACGCGGCCCGGTACAGGCTGTGAGAGACCAATAATGCGAGGCTCGATTACATCCACAGGATGGACAGTGAGGACGTTATGAGTAAGACAGCCAAGGGAGAAATTAGACCGGCCGGCAAGGATGCCCCGGCGCAGCAACCGGCCAGGACGGAGCCGCGACGGCCGTCGCGCCTGGGAAATCTATTCAGCACCCTGAAATACAATCTTTTTCTGGCGATCATTTCAGGGATCCTGGCCTTCGGCGGGGCCGTGTGGGGCGCCATGCTCGTTCAAAAGGCGCTCTGGGCTGAGCAGACCGGCTATGACCTGACGCAGAAGCGTATCGAACTCATCGAGCGTACGGTGAGCCTCATGGGCAAGAGTACCGCGGTCATCGGGCAGGAGAAAAACTACACCAGGAGTTTTCTCACGGCCATGGCCAAGACGGCGGAGGACCCCACTAAGGCCGTGGGCATCATCTCCAAAATGCTCAAGGAATCCTCGGTAACGCGCTGCAATATCGCCGATGTCCACGCCGAGTTCATGAGCCTGCTGGCGCTGAATGAAATCTTCTTTGGTGAACGCACCCAGACCGCCGTCCGGGTTCTGCAGGCAGCGGAACCGTGGTGGGAAGCGGATTCTGCGCACAAGGCCGACCTCATTGAAGCCCTGAAGGCGGACTTTTTTCACCAGGAGGAAGATGGCTAAAAGCCCCAGCATGACCCGCATGACCTGGCCTCAGGCGGTTGAACTGCTGGACGCGACCCGGGCCGGGCTCCACCATCTGGACCCCAAGGTGGATGATGCCCTCGGTGAGGCCCGGGAACTCTATCAGGTCCACCTCCAGGATGACGAGCGCTTCCTGTCGCTCATCTGGCCGGAAGCCGACGGCAGCCGGCTCCTCACACCCGCTGATGAGGGGCGTACCCTGGGCGAGGTGGCGGCACGGCTCCTGGTGAACAAATGGACGTTTGAAAAGCTGACGGCTGATCTGGGACTGTCGCCGGTGGAGCACGACCCTGACTATTTCGGCAAGTGCCGCTATATGGACGACGAGTTCGACTACGAGCGCTTTGGCACCCTCATGCTGGCGCCGGCGACAGATGAGGAGCGCGAGCAGTCGCCGGAGGGTTCCTTTTTTATATTCGACGGCGTACACCGCTGCCTGACGCTGGCTAAACGGCTGTTGGCTCAGGAAGAGGACTATCGGCAGGTGCCGGCGCTGCTCATGATACCCCGGCCAGGCTTGCCCGCTGGCTGATTGGGTCGCCATCGTGCTGCCCCAGGGCGGTGAGGTACCGGCGCTGATCGCCTATCCGCCCGGGAATAGCCCGGTCCCCCTGCTCATTATCGCCCCGGGCTCAGCTTACCCCAAGGAAGGCGCCCTCATCGCCGCACTGGCCGACCACGCCGTGACGGCCGGCTGGGCGGCGCTACGCTTTGATTGGCGCTACACCGCCGCCGGGGGCCGGGCATCGGGCAACCGTGCCCGGGAGGTAGCGGACCTGGAGGGGGTTTTGGCCTACGCCGAGGGACTGCCCCGTGTGGCGGCGCAGCCGATTGTGCTGGCGGGCAAATCACTGGGGGCCGCCGTGGCCTACCGGGTGTTCCGCTCCCGCCCCAAAGTCGCCGCCGTTATCCTGCTGACGCCCGTATTCAGGGACGCAGCCAGCGGTGACAAGCACTACCCCGGTCTCAGGGCAGAGCAGCGGCCGGTGTACCTGCTGACGGGCAACAGCGACCCTTTGAACGCGCTGCCAATGATGGAGGCCTATGTACGCGGCGCCGGTCACCAGGTCGCGGTCACGGTGGTGAACGGCGACCACGGCCTGCAGCTGAGCCGCAAAAAGGATGCCGCCAGCCAGGCCGCCAACGCCGCCAACATCACGGGGGCGATGGCAAAGGTGGTGGACTGGCTGGATGGACTGACCGGGAGCTTGGGCGCCGGGACGCGCCGGCCGGTCTTGTTAGCGCCCCAGCAGGTTTGGAATCGTGAGCGTAATAGCCGGCACGTAGCTGATGAGCAGCACGCCCACGGCCAGGATGATCAGATAGGGCACCACCGAGCGGTAGACAGCGGGCAGCGGCATCTCGAAGCGGTAGCTGCTCAGGAACAGGTTCATGCCCACCGGCGGCGTCAGGTAGCCCAGCTCCAGATTCACCAGGAAAATAATGCCCAGGTGCACCGGGTCGATGCCGAATGCCAGCCCCATAGGCGCAATCAGCGGCACCACAACAATAATCGCTGAGAAGATGTCCATGAGCGCGCCCACCAGCAACAGGCCGGCATTGAGCGCCAGCAGGAAGACCAGCTTGGAATGGATATGGGCCTGGACCCACGCCAATGCTCTGGTGGGTACCTCGGCGTCAACCAGGTAGCTGGTCAGGCCCATGGCCACTCCCAGGATGATAAGCACCCCGCCCACCAGGGTGGCGCAGTTCACCATGGTAGGGATGACCTGTCGGGTCAGCCGTAGGTCGCGATAGACGAAGACCTGGATGATAAAGGCATAGATGGCCGTGATGGCCGCTGTCTCCACCAGGGTGGCGATGCCGGCGAACAGCCCCACCAGCACAATCAGCGGCGTGAATACTTCCCATTTGGCCACCCACACCGACGCCAACGCCTCGCGCCATCGGAAAGGCGTGCGTCGGGATTGGCCCACCAGCCCTTGCCGGACTCCCCAGGCGGCCAGCAGAGCCATGAGCAACAGCCCCGGGAGGAGCCCCGCCAGGAAGAGCCGGTCAATGGGGGTTTGGGAACGGATGCCGTAGAGGATTACCGGCAGGCTGGGGGGAAACAGCAGGCCCAGCGAGCCCGAGGCTGTGAGCAGGCCGGTGGAAAAGTCTTTCGAGTAAGCCTCCTTCAAGAGCATGGGGAACAGGAGCCCGCCCATGGCGAGAATGGTGACGCCGGACCCCCCAGTGAATGAGGTAAAAAAGGCGCACACCAACACGGCCACCACCGGTGTTCCGCCCGGTATCCAGCCAAACCAGGCCCTGAAAACGCGTACCAGCCTCTGGGAGGCGCCGCCCTCGGCGAAAAAGAAGCCTGCCAGCGTAAACAGCGGAATGGTAGGCAGCATGGGATGGACCACGATGCGGTAGGTCTCTGCAGGGATGGCCGCCAGCACGCCGCCCACATTCCAAAACAGCAGCACGGCGGCGCCACCCAGGATCACATAAATGGGCGACCCCAGAATGACCGCCAGTAACAGTCCGGCGAAACCCACATAAAGGGCCGCGCCGCCCTGCCACTCCAGGCCCATACCCAGCCACGCCAGGAGTGCCACCCCCGCCACGACGATCAGCCGGTGGTCCCAGCGGCTGCTGCTGCGGCGCAGGAGCTGCCAGGCGATGACGGCGAAGCCCACCGGCATCACCGCCTGGGCCATCCAGACCTGGATCGGGCCGAGCACCGTCCGGGGGAAGGCCCGTTCCACGGCCACCAGGTGTAAGCTGGCCACCAGCAGGGCCACGGTGACGCCCACCGACACCACGCCCGCGAGAATCCCCGCCGCGGTGCTCCACCGTTCCGGCAGCCAGCTGCTGTCACCGGTAAGCGAAAGCAGACGCCCATCCCGCGCCGCCAGCATGGCCCCCACGAAGCCGATCCAGAGCGTGAGGTGCTGCACGGTGACGATGGATCCGCTGATGCCCGACCTGAACAGCTCACGCCAAATGACCTCGGCCACGGGAAAGGTCACCATCACGGCCAATATGGTCACCAAGGTCCAATCCCCTGCGAGGTCAAGGCCGCGCCGGACCGTGCCACCGGCAGTGGCCGCATACTGCTTGAGGGTCAGGCAGTCCATGTCAGGGGCGCTCACGATCCATGCCGGGCAAGGCCCGCTTCAGCGCCTGCACCCGGTCATACATGGCGGTGTCCACCAGGGTGCCCCGCAATTGGCGGCCGTACGTGTCGATGAGGTCGTGCCACTCGGCCCGCTCACTGGGCGATAGATTTACCACGGTCAGCCCGTAGGTCTGCATGACGGCCACCGCGTCGGCGTCACTGTAGCGGATTTCATCCTTGATGCGTCGGGCCCGATTTTCGGCCGCCGCCAGCAGCCGGGGCCGCAGCTCCGCCGGGATGCGCTCCCACGCCGCACGGCTGATGATGATGGCGCCGGTGAGGGCCGCCCACGGCAGGTCGGTCATATACTTGGCGATGCCGAACCACTGGAAGGTGGCCACCGTAAGGGGCGAGCTGTCCACTGCGTCGATAAGGCCGGTCTGCAACCCCGGCAGCACGTCCACCGCCGACAGCGACACCGCCTGGAAACGCGCCGCTTTCCACAGCCGGGGCGAGTGGGGGTCGCCGGCCCAGGTGAAAATGCGCTGCCGGCGCAGGTCGTCGGGGGTGCGCACCGGTTCACGGGTGAACCAGTAGACCCAGCCCACATCGGCCCAGGCCAACACCATGAAGCCCTTGGCTTCGTAGCGGCTGCGCAGCTCCGGCTCCACCCGGGCCCTGATCCAGTCCAGTTCCTGGTAGTCTTTTACCAGCAGCGGCAGGGACAGGGCGTAGATGCCCCGGTCGATGTAGCTCAGCCCTTCGGCAGTGAGGGCGGCGGCTTGAATCTGGTTGATGCGCAGTTTCCGCACCATGTCGCTCTCGTCGCCCACGATGCCGCCGGCGTAGATCTTCAGCCGCACCTGCCCGCCCGACAGCTCCCGCCAGTCCTGGGCAATCTCCTCCAGGACCTGGTGCCAGGGCGACCCAGCGGGGGCTAGGGTCGCCAGTTTGATCGTCACGGGGCGCCCACCGGCTGCTGAGCCGCCCGTGGCAAGGAGGGCCCAACAGAGCGCCACGGACGGAGCTAGCTTAGCCATTTGTCACCACGGGAGGTTCACAGGATGAACAGGTCGTCCGCGCGCTGGAGCAGCCACCGTGCCCGCCGCCTGGCCAGGCGATTGGCCACTCCGCCCGCCTTGACCTCCAGCGCCCGCTCCAGCATCCGCACGAAAGTCTCCCGGTCCTGTTCCTGCACGCTGATGGACTCGCCGTAGCCCACAAAGAGGCTGACGCTGTTGCCCTGGGAATAGGTCAGGGCCCGTTCATAATAGTGCTTGGCCAGGGCCAGCGAGCCCCCCATCATGGCCGGCCGCCCCGCCTCGTACAGCATCAGTAGCTCGTAAGCGGCCCCGTCCAGGTAGCCGGGCTGGAGTTCCGTCACCCGGAAGGCCAGGGCGCCGATCTCGGGCAGCCGGATGAGCATTTCGGGGCGGTCCTTAAACACGCTGATGGCGGTCCCCAGGGCGGCGCCGGTCCAGTAGAGCAGGGGCACGTCCACCAGGGTCGTGACAGCCACCGCCTCGCCGGGGTTGCGGGACAGCTGGGCCGTGAAGCCGGGGTGCCGCCGCTCCAGGCGGGCCAGCCCCTGCTCCAGGGCACGCATATAATGCCTGCCCGCCCGCTTGCGCAGAGCTCTGGCCCGCTGCAGATCTTCGCCCTGTACCCGCTCGGCGCGGAGCGCCAGAAAGGCATAGGCGTAGCTGATGCGCAAGGCCGTGGGCCGGTGGGCCGTGCGTGGTCCGGCACAGCCGGTTGCCAGGAGCGCAAGAGCCATGATCAAGGGGGCGTGAGCGGACGAACGGAGGGGCCACATCGCGGCGGGAATGTAGGCCAGCCAGCGGAACGGAAAAAGGAAAAGGTGGGGCCCACGGAAGGGCGCCCCATCAGCCCTAGCCATTGGCCCCCCGCCCGTGTAACTTTTCCGCAATGAACCGCATTTTCGGTTGGCTCCTGATGGTGTCCGTGGCTGGGGGCCAGACCGCCTACGCCCGTCACGATGCCTTGGCCTTCAAGGCTGTCTACCACCCGCCCCTGGACACCCTCACCATGGCCCGCTACTGGGACGGCACGGCGGTGCACAGTGAAGCCATGTACAACGGCGACGGCAGCTGGGGGCTGGGCTACGCTGACTGGCCCACTCGGCCCTACCCCGCCGATCACCCGCTGGTGCGCGTGTCGGCTCGCCACGTCATGGGGCTGCTGCAGCTGCTGGAGGCTGGACTGGCCGACTCGGTGACGGTGGACCGCATCGGTCTGGGACTCAACTGGCTGCTCATGCGGCAGGTGGACGAGGGCGCCTGGCCGCTCTACTCCACCAACCGGGGCGTGGTTTCGGTGAACAGCGTCATCCCCACGGCGCTGGCCGGTCGCGCCCTGAGCCTGGGCTACCGGGTGCTGGACAATCCCCGCTATGTGCTGGCCGCCCAGCGCGCCCTGGACTGGCTACAGGCCCGTCCGCAGGACGATTCGCCCTACCATCATGGGCTGGTCCTGGCGGCCGTCCTGGAGCACTACCGGGCGACCCATGAAGTGCAGCTGGTTAAGCGCGCCCTGGACGGAGGGCTGCTCATCATCAACCGGCAACTGCCCAACGGCAGCTGGAGCGACCCCGGGCCGCTATCCAGCGATCGTCACGCCATCATTACCGAGGCGCTGCTGTCGCTGGAAGAAGCGCTGGTGGAAGACCACCCTCAGCGCCGGCGGGTGCGGGGCGCTGTCACCGCCGGATTGAACTATCTCCTCGAGAATCAGTTAGAGGATGGGAATTTCGCCTCAGGACCGATGGAACTGGCCGCCTACCAGGTGCCCACATTCGAGCTGGTGGCCCTGGTCCTGGCCCGTAACGTGCGGGGCATGCCCGAGTTCGATATGATTCTGACGGGAG
This genomic interval carries:
- a CDS encoding 4a-hydroxytetrahydrobiopterin dehydratase → MTAESGSAPRPHKLPPSEIEAFLTESPTWTHGGAALRTTIAFAAYLDGAAFVQQVALLAEEANHHPDLVLRWGAVDVILTSHDAGGVTARDINMARKIAELAGRLS
- a CDS encoding TRAP transporter large permease subunit, coding for MDCLTLKQYAATAGGTVRRGLDLAGDWTLVTILAVMVTFPVAEVIWRELFRSGISGSIVTVQHLTLWIGFVGAMLAARDGRLLSLTGDSSWLPERWSTAAGILAGVVSVGVTVALLVASLHLVAVERAFPRTVLGPIQVWMAQAVMPVGFAVIAWQLLRRSSSRWDHRLIVVAGVALLAWLGMGLEWQGGAALYVGFAGLLLAVILGSPIYVILGGAAVLLFWNVGGVLAAIPAETYRIVVHPMLPTIPLFTLAGFFFAEGGASQRLVRVFRAWFGWIPGGTPVVAVLVCAFFTSFTGGSGVTILAMGGLLFPMLLKEAYSKDFSTGLLTASGSLGLLFPPSLPVILYGIRSQTPIDRLFLAGLLPGLLLMALLAAWGVRQGLVGQSRRTPFRWREALASVWVAKWEVFTPLIVLVGLFAGIATLVETAAITAIYAFIIQVFVYRDLRLTRQVIPTMVNCATLVGGVLIILGVAMGLTSYLVDAEVPTRALAWVQAHIHSKLVFLLALNAGLLLVGALMDIFSAIIVVVPLIAPMGLAFGIDPVHLGIIFLVNLELGYLTPPVGMNLFLSSYRFEMPLPAVYRSVVPYLIILAVGVLLISYVPAITLTIPNLLGR
- the dctP gene encoding TRAP transporter substrate-binding protein DctP, with product MAKLAPSVALCWALLATGGSAAGGRPVTIKLATLAPAGSPWHQVLEEIAQDWRELSGGQVRLKIYAGGIVGDESDMVRKLRINQIQAAALTAEGLSYIDRGIYALSLPLLVKDYQELDWIRARVEPELRSRYEAKGFMVLAWADVGWVYWFTREPVRTPDDLRRQRIFTWAGDPHSPRLWKAARFQAVSLSAVDVLPGLQTGLIDAVDSSPLTVATFQWFGIAKYMTDLPWAALTGAIIISRAAWERIPAELRPRLLAAAENRARRIKDEIRYSDADAVAVMQTYGLTVVNLSPSERAEWHDLIDTYGRQLRGTLVDTAMYDRVQALKRALPGMDRERP
- a CDS encoding terpene cyclase/mutase family protein gives rise to the protein MNRIFGWLLMVSVAGGQTAYARHDALAFKAVYHPPLDTLTMARYWDGTAVHSEAMYNGDGSWGLGYADWPTRPYPADHPLVRVSARHVMGLLQLLEAGLADSVTVDRIGLGLNWLLMRQVDEGAWPLYSTNRGVVSVNSVIPTALAGRALSLGYRVLDNPRYVLAAQRALDWLQARPQDDSPYHHGLVLAAVLEHYRATHEVQLVKRALDGGLLIINRQLPNGSWSDPGPLSSDRHAIITEALLSLEEALVEDHPQRRRVRGAVTAGLNYLLENQLEDGNFASGPMELAAYQVPTFELVALVLARNVRGMPEFDMILTGAVRSLNGHPSNLGVLWRGTQDGRFLAMAQALIWFTQTQVASDQPTVPGSD